One Fusarium poae strain DAOMC 252244 chromosome 4, whole genome shotgun sequence DNA window includes the following coding sequences:
- the ERG1 gene encoding Squalene epoxidase (BUSCO:46440at5125) yields MAKSKSKSSKPSSASKSQGSVSKLLLVFGLLTALLSSVVYFVEQNLEQFYIFDLKHLDDLSKRALAKHGEDTRAVVKHIVDELSEKNPEHINVKEEWVFNNAGGAMGAMYIIHASVTEYLIIFGTAIGTEGHTGRHTADDYFHILSGTQLAYVPGEYAPEVYPAGSIHHLRRGDVKQYKMPEGCFALEYARGWIPPMLFFGFADGLSSTLDFPTLWDTTRITGREMINNLIKGKL; encoded by the exons ATGGCAAAGAGCAAGTCCAAGTCCAGCAAGCCCTCGTCGGCTTCGAAGTCGCAGGGTAGCGTCAGCAAGCTTCTCCTAGTTTTCGGCCTCCTTACCGCGCTCCTGAGCTCCGTCGTCTACTTTGTCGAGCAGAACCTCGAGCAGTTCTACATCTTCGACCTCAAGCACCTCGACGATCTTTCTAAGCGAGCGCTCGCCAAACACGGAGAGGATACCAGGGCTGTAGTCAAGCACATTGTTGATGAGCTTAGCGAGAAGAACCCCGAGCACATCAACGTCAAGGAGGAATGGGTCTTTAACAATGCTGGTGGTGCTATGGGTGCCATGTACATCATCCACGCCAGTGTCACTGAGTACCTCATCATCTTTG GCACTGCCATCGGTACTGAAGGTCACACTGGTCGCCACACCGCCGACGACTACTTCCACATCCTCTCCGGAACTCAGCTGGCTTACGTCCCTGGCGAGTATGCGCCCGAGGTCTACCCTGCTGGCAGCATCCACCACCTTCGCCGCGGCGACGTCAAGCAGTACAAGATGCCCGAGGGCTGCTTCGCTCTCGAGTACGCCCGTGGCTGGATCCCTCCGATGCTCTTCTTCGGCTTCGCCGATGGTCTTTCGAGCACCCTCGACTTCCCTACTCTCTGGGACACCACTCGCATCACCGGTCGCGAGATGATCAACAACTTGATCAAGGGCAAGTTGTAA
- a CDS encoding hypothetical protein (BUSCO:20648at5125) codes for MASPASLAATSELDIPSSPVQPEVKSFVSRAMSEDDDTQMGNATPDPREKSSRAKSKASQSKDKEKENEKDKEKDAANQSTIGKIRHLKKEDGEPLWREDIQYDFLKAVFDNEQTVFTNSYEPERLQRQCFADLYIDTMSRSSKTSKVLRDKLLSDREAAKGMAMVCLLVNMGRMNTTLNFFPEMRAQLRTYHAIPSLQARQDPHAYKQLQDAPRLKSILKGGADDREEPNSLDKIKALDTPRTNPVNLIFVMCNAAQKIKELHFPRACEFHDLIMKTEVTSQSRANAFLWLMWFYLESDFTEEGCEENPFGAGVDYGLDVANQGVPQLIGMTEEQQARENVDTEEEIEFGRTKQKMRAKILEMDQAYLNERDTKRGKMRPSYAADEGPAILPRIRPSKHESDMDSTRSTPPPRALGGRGLNSSRRGAPLKYQIFEGASSPAHHVNEGVVARKPRPPTAHQLAVERNRSQRVEYILDRGLRRQHHKSRKLRRQDGAIFRAYQRVNAQEDPFEDSDDENSLPRNLTYGDKNPGLFREKGVGGLCLLAKEKDDFGEEVSAYAAALRRATRRLARWRPQAHELGVIPAVKRPRPKKAEEDDGDLDLDDDIDGDKQNGDLNGDVTLGDVTVGDMTAGDMTMGDVTMDDAEIEDQTVLHDDDEVDDADRTEVMGDSDID; via the exons ATGGCGTCTCCTGCATCACTCGCCGCGACCTCCGAGCTCGACATACCAAGCTCCCCTGTTCAGCCTGAAGTCAAATCATTTGTCTCCCGAGCCATGTCCGAGGACGACGATACCCAGATGGGCAATGCCACTCCTGATCCCCGAGAAAAGTCGTCCCGTGCGAAAAGCAAAGCATCACAAAGCAAGgacaaagaaaaggaaaatgaAAAAGACAAGGAAAAGGACGCAgcaaatcaatcaacaatCGGCAAGATACGTcatctgaagaaggaagatggcGAGCCCCTTTGGAGGGAAGACATCCAATACGACTTTCTCAAGGCCGTtttcgataacgagcagacTGTCTTTACCAACTCTTACGAACCCGAGAGGCTTCAGCGACAATGCTTTGCCGATCTTTACATCGATACCATGTCTCGTAGCTCAAAAACCAGCAAAGTGCTTCGAGATAAGCTTCTCAGCGACAGAGAGGCTGCGAAGGGCATGGCAATGGTGTGTCTTCTTGTCAATATGGGCCGCATGAACACAACTCTAAATT TTTTTCCCGAGATGCGAGCTCAGCTGCGTACATATCATGCCATCCCGTCACTTCAAGCTCGCCAGGACCCCCATGCCTACAAGCAGCtccaagatgctcctcgccTCAAGTCTATCTTGAAAGGTGGCGCAGATGATCGAGAAGAACCCAACTCCCTTGACAAGATCAAAGCGCTAGACACCCCGCGCACAAATCCCGTCAATCTTATTTTTGTCATGTGCAACGCAGCGCAGAAGATCAAAGAGCTTCATTTCCCACGAGCCTGTGAATTTCACGATTTGATCATGAAAACCGAAGTAACGAGCCAGTCCCGAGCCAATGCATTCCTGTGGCTCATGTGGTTCTACCTTGAGTCCGACTTCACGGAAGAAGGTTGCGAAGAGAATCCTTTCGGCGCTGGTGTCGATTACGGGCTGGATGTAGCCAATCAAGGAGTTCCACAACTCATAGGGATGACCGAAGAACAACAAGCCAGGGAGAACGTGGACACCGAGGAAGAAATTGAATTTGGTCGCACCAAGCAGAAAATGCGAGCAAAGATTCTAGAAATGGACCAGGCCTATCTTAATGAGAGGGACACAAAGAGAGGCAAAATGCGACCATCTTATGCCGCCGACGAAGGCCCTGCAATTCTCCCTCGTATACGCCCATCCAAACATGAGTCCGATATGGACAGCACCCGGTCGACACCACCACCGAGAGCGCTTGGTGGCCGGGGTCTTAACTCGAGTCGCAGAGGTGCTCCCCTTAAATATCAGATCTTCGAGGGTGCATCGTCACCAGCGCATCACGTTAACGAAGGTGTCGTTGCCAGAAAACCTCGGCCTCCCACAGCACATCAATTAGCAGTTGAGCGAAACCGGAGCCAGAGAGTTGAGTACATCCTGGATCGAGGTCTCCGCCGCCAGCATCACAAGAGTCGAAAACTCAGAAGGCAGGATGGCGCCATATTTAGGGCGTATCAACGGGTCAATGCTCAAGAGGATCCATTTGAGGacagtgatgatgagaattCCTTGCCACGAAACCTGACCTACGGGGACAAGAATCCAGGATTATTCCGCGAGAAGGGTGTGGGCGGACTTTGCCTTTTGGCGAAGGAGAAGGACGATTTTGGTGAGGAAGTAAGTGCTTACGCTGCTGCTCTGAGAAGGGCAACAAGACGTCTGGCTCGTTGGAGGCCGCAGGCTCACGAGCTTGGTGTTATCCCGGCTGTCAAACGGCCCAGGCCGAAAAAGGCTGAGGAAGACGACGGGGATCTCGACTTGGATGATGATATTGATGGAGATAAACAAAACGGGGATCTCAACGGCGATGTCACACTTGGCGATGTCACAGTGGGAGACATGACAGCCGGTGATATGACTATGGGCGACGTTACGATGGACGACGCTGAGATTGAGGACCAAACAGTTCtccacgacgacgacgaagtggACGACGCAGATCGGACAGAAGTAATGGGAGACTCCGATATTGACTAG
- the HIS7 gene encoding Histidine biosynthesis bifunctional protein hisB (BUSCO:40093at5125) yields MTRFRPCIDLHAGQVKQIVGGTLDSTSATLQTNYVSQHPPAHFAQLYRDNELHGAHVIMLGPGNDGPAKEALQAWPGGLQVGGGINDKNAKEWMDAGAEKVIITSYLFPEGRFSQERLDAVLEALGGDKNKLVIDLSCRRREEDSWFVAMNKWQTITDMEVNQESIKLLEPYCSEFLIHAADNEGLQKGVDEKLVERLAQWCSIPVTYAGGGRHLEDLENVKRLSNGKVDLTIGSALDCFGGSGVKFDDCVAWNKKQDI; encoded by the exons ATGACACGATTCCGTCCCTGCATTGACCTCCACGCCGGTCAGGTCAAGCAGATCGTTGGAGGTACTCTTGACAGTACTTCAGCGACTCTGCAAACCAACTATGTCTCTCAACACCCCCCTGCCCATTTCGCTCAGCTTTATCGGGATAATGAACTTCACGGTGCACATGTCATTATGCTAGGTCCCGGTAACGACGGACCTGCTAAAGAGGCTCTCCAAGCATGGCCCGGGGGTCTTCAGGTCGGAGGCGGCATCAACGATAAGAACGCAAAAGAATGGATGGATGCGGGAGCGGAAAAG GTTATTATTACCTCGTACCTATTTCCGGAGGGTCGGTTCAGCCAGGAAAGGCTCGACGCAGTTCTGGAGGCTCTGGGTGGTGATAAAAACAAGCTTGTCATTGACCTgagttgtcgtcgtcgtgaAGAGGACTCTTGGTTTGTTGCTATGAACAAATGGCAGACAATCACAGACATGGAAGTGAACCAAG AGTCTATCAAATTATTGGAACCCTACTGCTCCGAATTCTTGATTCATGCGGCAGATAACGAGGGTCTGCAAAAGGGTGTTGACGAGAAGCTCGTGGAACGACTTGCCCAGTGGTGTTCTATCCCGGTCACGTATGCAGGGGGTGGCAGACATCTTGAGGACTTGGAAAATGTCAAGAGACTCAGCAACGGCAAGGTGGATCTCACTATTGGAAGTGCATTGGATTGTTTTGGTGGTTCGGGTGTCAAGTTTGACGATTGCGTCGCTTGGAACAAGAAGCAAGACATTTAA
- a CDS encoding hypothetical protein (BUSCO:3392at5125) encodes MATESVHPLRINKTNTPGKSPSTMASGIPRPLSELSPTEMRRNSPSWHRQSNGSPKKSPGNPDSSPFQSSPSEVTSPRLFWQNRNTENIFGPGSPSSHRRSSIERLQKASRVKNSNILALEQKQEYDPTRLPQIERPLAKVQANSFHGSTASFRSSTTDRPNFGHGRSESAMTIPTISPTRSTTSQSGGSPNRPLTPSRDQVSPTKSSLSHSRFKNSFDMETGTWTFGSPEEDDDHPMGRRHAKSVTFDAAPPQVNEYEMATPDLSSIGTNSREGSYESLEYDEEDSDVLYDPGHADLEGDSFDASLEDTDKTPVVGPDDWRGDSPMTTRTAPREFDGSPMPETPRASLNGGRPLHVRSDSTASSGEHRPLPPLPGFLSHSRNNSGPSSPASPSLSATAERMLGNQRNLPSPPAASPASKLDIQSIGNAKMSLEERLRLMMLSDDSDGKTAAEQQRERRLRRGNGRERLSSPISEPEESMMSFNDALEEQDDMVGEMSALEDYQLPPRISRDSIMRKVNGNSNSADQDKDCIFTSPPASRSPSRSPERQIPDDPDVPIPSTEDSLLSEDDETEDDDEEQEGSVIIRRIPDSEIEFYEDSDIDFDEDESRLELPVDDDSESHYSSQEPTPQEIKLEEVEAKLQEQVPEPEEIQEEVATPTTATPTQSQSMSSLLDIAPNDKDASFSRDFESYMLPEPQKAEVDDEPVKEDKEPQPEAPKMTDAQAFLQRPFTPEQPLSKPEYDGTGWGDPEDEYDDDCPSTPDSVIHHPVPAIEEPELPAIPERTATIKATGSKLKTRLSNTPSDLHAMREARRQVSMEVPNVPPIPDKHTKRLSRDNTGLLVTGEEFINRHPSFKNRSLTLDLDLGLSLDQDFERVIEAQKVAYNDPFLTQPPTYNSSPSRQVSTTKSQQHKNEELDANVTFRRQRGYLMRQNTKVVTASDKDMEEFRVTRSVGNSPVKEDRPMSCIVEPWNGKPRQRSVRKRVGGSIGPVPPLPGQESNATAVNQAAVEEDLSLEMATPESGERGRLFVKVMGVKDLDLPLPKNERTWFSLTLDNGVHCVTTAWLELARNAPIGQEFELVVPNDLEFQLTLNVKLEKPIERARPPPPAAKVHKHKTSTFSRVFASPKKRKELELRQREEEERAVQLQKDAQAKQRNVPPTAYELLSPLAAEDGSFGRAYVCLREHESRCFGRPYLAEVACFNEWATEEAGFASSVKSKRGNTNVVRRAPYKVGKLELQLLFVPRPKNATDEDMPKSMNSCIRELKAAEERMSRNWEGHLSQQGGDCPYWRRRYFKLVGTKLTAYHEATRQPRATINLANAKRLIDDRRALTEKETTGRGGRRRRSAFAEDEEGYMFVEEGFRIRFNNGELIDFYADTAADKEGWMKVLTEVVGRDSPEEESSNQRSKAKWCQLVLRREEQLRRRASGRRVNSRPKSMFL; translated from the exons ATGGCTACTGAATCG GTGCATCCCTTGCGAATAAACAAGACCAACACTCCAGGCAAATCTCCTTCCACAATGGCGAGCGGAATTCCTCGTCCGCTGTCGGAACTCTCACCGacagagatgagaagaaaCTCGCCCAGCTGGCACAGACAATCGAATGGTTCTCCCAAG AAATCTCCAGGAAACCCCGATTCGTCACCCTTCCAATCTTCCCCTTCAGAAGTTACCTCTCCACGCCTTTTCTGGCAGAATCGCAACACAGAAAACATCTTTGGACCTGGATCCCCATCGTCACACCGCCGCTCTTCCATCGAGCGCCTTCAAAAAGCATCCCGCGTAAAAAACAGCAACATTCTAGCACTCGAGCAAAAACAAGAATATGATCCTACACGACTTCCTCAGATCGAAAGACCGCTTGCTAAGGTTCAAGCAAATTCCTTCCATGGATCGACTGCTTCTTTCCGCTCATCAACCACTGACCGCCCCAACTTTGGGCATGGCCGAAGTGAGAGCGCAATGACGATTCCCACCATTAGCCCAACCAGATCTACAACCTCTCAATCCGGAGGTTCACCAAATCGTCCCCTCACACCAAGCCGGGATCAAGTGTCACCTACAAAGTCGTCCCTATCCCATTCCCGGTTCAAGAACAGTTTTGATATGGAAACTGGCACCTGGACTTTTGGTTCCCCcgaggaggatgacgatCACCCTATGGGTCGGCGTCATGCAAAGAGTGTGACTTTTGATGCTGCACCTCCGCAGGTCAACGAATATGAAATGGCAACTCCCGACCTTTCATCTATCGGGACCAACTCTCGTGAGGGAAGCTATGAGTCGTTGGAGTATGACGAGGAGGACAGTGACGTTCTCTACGATCCTGGACATGCTGATCTCGAGGGCGACAGCTTTGATGCTTCTCTCGAAGACACAGACAAGACACCTGTCGTCGGCCCAGACGACTGGAGAGGGGACAGCCCGATGACAACACGCACTGCCCCGCGCGAGTTCGATGGCAGCCCTATGCCCGAAACACCCCGCGCTTCATTGAATGGCGGTCGTCCCCTGCATGTACGCTCTGATTCCACTGCTTCTAGCGGTGAGCACCGACCTCTACCGCCTCTTCCTGGCTTCTTGAGTCACTCCCGTAACAACTCAGGACCATCCTCACCCGCCTCTCCTAGCCTCTCGGCTACTGCAGAGAGAATGCTTGGGAACCAGAGGAACCTGCCCTCTCCTCCTGCCGCCTCACCCGCGAGCAAGCTGGACATTCAGAGCATTGGCAACGCCAAGATGTCGCTCGAGGAACGACTCAGGCTCATGATGCTGTCTGATGATAGCGATGGCAAGACTGCGGCTGAACAGCAGCGTGAGCGTCGCCTTCGTAGGGGTAATGGCCGTGAGCGACTGAGCAGCCCCATCTCGGAACCTGAGGAGTCTATGATGAGCTTCAATGACGCTCTTGAGGAACAAGACGACATGGTCGGCGAGATGTCGGCACTTGAAGACTACCAACTTCCCCCTCGCATCTCGCGTGACTCAATCATGCGAAAGGTCAATGGAAACAGCAACTCTGCCGACCAAGACAAGGACTGCATCTTCACTTCTCCTCCTGCCTCGCGAAGCCCCAGCCGAAGCCCTGAGAGACAGATCCCTGACGACCCTGATGTCCCTATCCCTTCCACTGAAGACTCTCTTCTCTCTGAGGATGACGAAAcggaggatgacgatgaggagcaGGAAGGCAGTGTCATCATCAGGAGAATCCCCGATAGCGAGATTGAGTTCTATGAGGACTCCGATATCGATTTCGATGAGGACGAGTCAAGGCTGGAGTTGCCGGTAGACGATGATAGCGAGAGCCACTATTCTTCGCAAGAGCCAACACCACAGGAAATCAAGCTCGAGGAGGTCGAAGCCAAACTTCAAGAGCAAGTCCCAGAACCCGAGGAGATTCAAGAGGAGGTGGCAACGCCTACAACTGCTACTCCCACACAAAGTCAAAGCATGTCTTCGCTTCTTGATATCGCTCCCAATGACAAGGACGCGTCGTTCTCGCGAGACTTTGAGTCTTACATGCTTCCTGAGCCACAGAAGGCCGAGGTCGACGACGAGCCTGTCAAAGAAGACAaggagccacagcctgagGCGCCCAAGATGACCGATGCCCAGGCCTTCCTTCAGCGACCATTCACTCCTGAGCAACCTCTATCCAAACCTGAATACGATGGCACTGGCTGGGGTGATCCCGAAGACGAGTATGACGACGATTGTCCAAGCACGCCAGACTCAGTCATCCATCACCCAGTTCCTGCTATTGAGGAGCCTGAACTACCCGCCATCCCTGAGCGAACTGCTACGATCAAGGCGACTGGTTCAAAGCTCAAGACTCGTCTCTCCAACACCCCTTCCGACCTCCATGCTATGAGAGAAGCCCGCCGACAAGTCAGCATGGAGGTTCCTAACGTCCCACCAATTCCTGACAAGCATACCAAGCGACTTTCTAGGGACAACACCGGACTTTTAGTTACCGGCGAAGAATTCATCAACAGACATCCTAGCTTTAAGAACCGCAGTTTGACTTTGGATCTCGACCTAGGTCTCAGCCTCGATCAAGACTTTGAGCGAGTCATTGAGGCACAAAAGGTGGCTTACAACGACCCCTTCCTTACCCAACCTCCAACATACAATTCCAGCCCAAGCAGACAAGTGTCTACAACCAAAAGTCAACAACACAAGAATGAAGAACTCGATGCTAACGTAACATTTCGTCGCCAGCGCGGTTATCTTATGCGACAAAATACAAAGGTTGTCACCGCGAGTGACAAGGACATGGAAGAATTCCGTGTGACAAGGTCAGTTGGGAACTCTCCCGTCAAGGAGGACAGGCCGATGTCGTGCATTGTCGAGCCTTGGAACGGAAAGCCCCGCCAGCGAAGCGTCCGAAAACGTGTTGGTGGCAGTATTGGCCCTGTTCCTCCTTTGCCTGGGCAAGAGAGCAACGCAACGGCTGTTAACCAGGCTGCTGTCGAGGAGGACCTGTCTCTCGAGATGGCTACGCCTGAGAGCGGAGAGAGAGGTCGTCTTTTCGTCAAGGTCATGGGTGTCAAGGACCTTGACCTACCTCTACCAAAGA ATGAGCGTACTTGGTTCAGCCTCACACTTGACAACGGCGTCCACTGCGTGACAACAGCCTGGCTGGAGCTGGCACGCAACGCACCTATTGGCCAGGAATTCGAACTTGTTGTTCCTAATGATCTCGAGTTCCAACTCACGCTCAACGTCAAGCTTGAGAAACCCATTGAGCGTGCAAGACCGCCACCACCCGCCGCCAAGGTTCACAAGCACAAGACGTCAACCTTCAGCAGAGTGTTTGCGTCGcccaagaagcgcaaggaaCTCGAGCTTCGCcagcgagaagaagaagaacgagCTGTTCAGCTACAGAAGGATGCTCAAGCTAAGCAGCGCAACGTCCCTCCAACAGCATACGAGCTTCTTTCTCCTCTGGCTGCCGAGGACGGCAGCTTCGGTCGTGCTTATGTTTGCCTTCGAGAGCACGAGAGTCGATGTTTCGGCCGGCCTTATCTTGCTGAAGTTGCTTGCTTCAACGAATGGGCAACTGAAGAGGCTGGTTTTGCGTCCAGCGTCAAGAGCAAGCGCGGCAACACGAACGTTGTCCGCCGTGCACCATACAAGGTGGGCAAGCTGGAACTTCAGCTCCTGTTTGTCCCTCGCCCCAAGAACGCCACGGACGAGGACATGCCCAAGAGTATGAACTCGTGCATCCGCGAGCTCAAGGCTGCAGAGGAGAGAATGTCCCGCAACTGGGAAGGACATCTGAGCCAGCAAGGTGGTGATTGCCCT TACTGGCGTCGCCGATACTTTAAGCTTGTTGGTACTAAGCTCACAGCTTACCATGAGGCAACTCGCCAGCCTCGAGCCACTATCAACCTAGCCAATGCCAAGCGGTTGATCGATGATCGTCGGGCCTTGACGGAGAAGGAGACTACCGGCAGGGGTGGCCGCCGTCGTCGCTCAGCGTTTGcggaagatgaggaaggcTACATGTTTGTTGAGGAAGGATTCCGCATCCGATTCAACAATGGTGAGCTTATCGACTTTTACGCAGACACAGCTGCAGACAAGGAAGGCTGGATGAAGGTCCTCACCGAGGTTGTCGGACGTGACAGCCCAGAGGAGGAATCTTCAAATCAGCGCTCAAAAGCCAAGTGGTGTCAGCTGGTCCTTAGACGAGAAGAGCAACTACGTCGCCGTGCATCAGGTCGCCGAGTGAACTCAAGACCTAAGAGTATGTTCCTCTAA